Below is a genomic region from Pseudomonas sp. JQ170C.
TCTCATCATGCGTTCGCTCGATAACGGCCCGGTGACGGAGCATCCACTGTGGCAGCAGGTGGTGCCCTACTGGAGTGAAGCCGTAGCGGGTGACTACGACGGCACTTCCGAGAATTGGGAATTGCACCATGAGATGAAGACGCCTATTTGCCAGCACAAGTACGACAACCGCGTCATCCTGCGCATGACCAATACCTGCAATGCCTATTGCCAGTTCTGTTTCGAGGCCCTGCGTACCTTGCAGGTCGATACCGGAAAAGCCAATGCCAACACCCGCTCATTCCTGGCATCGGTGGAGTACGTGCGCAATAACCCGGCCATTGAAGAGGTGATTCTCAGCGGCGGCGACCCCCTGATGCTGGCTGACCGCAGGCTGGAAGAGAACCTGGCGGCCTTGCGCGGCGTCAGCGACGACCTGCTGATTCGCATTCATTCGCGCGCCTTGAGCTTCAACCCGTTTCGCATCACCGATGAATTGGTGGCCATGTTGGAGAAGTACAAGGTCAACGCCTTTGGTGTTCATGTCTGCCATCCACTTGAACTGAGCGCTGAGTTTACCGCGGCGGTCAAACGTATTCAGCGTGTGGTACCGATTGTGTTTTCCAACATGCCGTTGTTGCGCGGCGTGAATGACGATGAGGAGACTTTGCACACACTGTTTATTGACCTTTATCGCCTGGGTGTAAAACCCTATTACCTGTACCACTTCATGCCGTTCTCGCCGGGTGCGTCGCAATACAAGGCATCGATCAGTCAGGCCATCGCCATCATGGATCGGCTTAAACGACGTGTGTCCAACATCGCCATGCCCGAATATGTTCTACCCCACGCCCAGGGCAAGTTCACCGTGCCCTTGCTGGATTTTGACAAGCCTCAGGACTTGCCGCACTTTGAAGTTCGCGATGGACAGCGCCATTACCGTTTCCGGAACTGGCAAGGCCACTGGTGCAGTTGGCAGGACGCCTAAACTTACTTAATTACCGAAACAGGACGTTTTGATCATGAAGCAGGATGCCATTCTTTTTATTGATGTCGATGACAGTCCCCATGTTCGCTATCGCTACCGTGAACCGCACTTTGCAGCGGCCCGCGAACAGGACTTGGTGTGTTTGACGGCAGCGGTGGCGGGGCGTCATCACCTGCAACGACTCTGGGATGATAGTGACGAGGTGTTCCTGCTCGAGTCGTTGAGCGAACTCGCCCTCCTGGGCCTGGTTGGCCGACTTGAGGGGGAGTACACCCTGCGGGCGATTTTCTGCCAGGCCGGACATTCGTCGACTCACGGGGACGTGGGGGGGATTGTGGCGCGGGCCTGTCAGCGGCTCGGCCTGGTTCACACCTGCCCCGAGGCCATTGCCGCCTGCAACAACAAGTTCCTGATGCGCCGTGTGCTGGACAAACAAGGGCTTCGCTCCGTGCCCTTCGCGCTGTGCAATGACGAACAGGCCCTCAAGGCGGGGGCTGAGCGGGTGGGATATCCGCTGATTGCCAAGCCGCCCTTTGGCGGTGCTTCCGCGTTTATCAAGAAGTGTTGCAACTGGGAAGAATTGCGCGGCCATTATGCGCATTTTCGCCGCGATCACGGCGCGGCCGTCCACGCGGACTTCTATGGCGTTGCACACACCCTGGCGGACGGGCACGCGAACGTTCCAGGCTGCAGCATGCTGCTGGAGGGATATATCCCGGGCATTGAAGGGAGTGTCGAGTGTGTGGTTGTCGGCCGGCAGGTCCATGCGCTGCTGATCAACGAAAAACTGATCCTCACAGAGCGCCGTGGCACGGTCCTTGAAAACCTGCTGATTTCGCCGCCGGCGTCCTTTACCGAGCAGCAGTGCAAGCAGATCCGCCAGTACGCCGTGGATTGCCTGCGCGCGGTTGGCCTGACCAACGCGGTGGTGCATTTCGAGTTCCGCATGAGCGCCGAAGGCCCTGTGGCCATCGAGATCAACCCGCGCATGGGCGGGCTCTACGTCAATGCGGCGTTTCGTGACCTGGCCGCCATCGATCCCTACCAGCTGTACATCTCGGTATTGCTGGGCGAAGCGGGGATAGACGTGCAGCTCGTTGGCGCAGCGCAGAAGGTCGCCGCAGCGCAACAACGCTACTCGATGCTGGCGCTCTTTCCGCAACACAGCGGCCATTTCAAGGGTATTGAAGGCCTGGACTTCCTGGATCAGCACGCCTGTGTGCTGGAGTATGCCCAGCAGAACGCCGGCAGCTACATCGACGCGGATATCGAAGAGCACTACTTGCTCAAGTGCTGGGCCAAGGTCGACGATGCCGCACACGCCCATTCCCTGCATGATGCAATCAGGCAAAACCTGCGCGTCATCCTCGATAACCCGGCGGCAGGATAGCGCGATGGACGTCCAACAGATTTCGGCGCATTTGCGCGAGCATCACTATTGCCACATCCGGGATTTTCGGGCGCTGGTGCCGATCGAGCCCGGTGAAGAGGACAGCTTTCGCGCGTATTGGTCAAACCTGGTGCGGGACGAGGCGTTCAAGGCGTACACCCACCGCGAACGCCGTATCCTGCGCTATCGACTGTTGCCTTCACGGCAGCTGCAACTCGACAGGAATGCCGCGTTCGAGTCAGCCGTCACCTATGCCATCACCTATCGCCAGGGTGTGAATCACTTGAGCTATTGCGAGGAGGGCTTTCTCTCGCATCCGCTGCTGCACCGGCTGCTGGCCACGGACCTTGCGGTGATTGGCCCGCATCTGGGCAGGCAGGCTTATACGATTGATATCCACCTGTTCCGGGTCAGGGCAGATGCCCAGTCCAGCAGCCCGACCACCTCGGGGATTCATCAGGATGGCCTGGACTGGGTATTTGCGCATTTCATTGGCGAGCACAATACGGTGCCGGTGGTTTCGGAGGTGTTTGCCAGTGAAACCGAACACAGTCGGGTATGGAACCTGGCGATGGGGCAGTTCCTCGAAACCCTGGTGATGAACGACCGCGAGATCTACCACCGCGGCAGTAATGTTCGCCCGCTGGACGATACGGCACCCGCCTGGCGCGATGTGTTGCTGGTGGGCCTGCGCAGCGTGGCACCTGACGCAGAGGCACAGCGTTCATGAGCCGCGATTCGCCGTTGGCCCGCTCGACCCGCAACGCGCGCCTGATCATCATCGCCAGGGGGATTTCGGATTTTGGCGCGTTCCTCAACATGGTGGCGCTGTCCACCTATGTCTACTGGCTCAGCGAAAGCGTAGTGTTCGTCAGTCTCTTCCTGGCGTGTCGAGTCACTGGCGGGATTGTCGCCAGCCTGTTCGGCATTGCGTTTTTCCGGCGCTTTGCCGGGCGTGGCGCCCTGGCCGGCCTGGACCTGGCCAGGGCGCTGTTGTTGACGCCGCTGCTGGTGCTGATACCGGCGCATCAGCTCAGCATCCTGCCCTTCATCGCCTTTGGGATTGGCCTGTGCAATTCGCTGTTTGCCATTGGTATCAACAGCCAGTTACCCACCTGGGTCGCGCTTGAGCAGCGGGTGAGCACCAATGCGTGGATTACCTCTGCCGCCGCCACCGGCGCGGTGTTCGGCAGCTTGCTGTCGGGGGTGCTGATCGCAACGGCGGGGTTTGAAGGGGTGTTCACCGCCAACATTGCCACCTACGTGCTGGCCGCCGGCTTGATCTTGCCGTTGCGCGGGTTGTACTCGGTCGCCGTTGCTGCGCATCGGGGCCTGGCTGCCGAGTGGCACGAACTGAGAACAGGACTGCGCGGCGCGCCGGTGCTGGCGGCCATGTTGCTGGTCAGCATGCTCGACACCCTGGGTAGCGCCGCCCATAACGTCGGGTGGCCCGTGCTGTCCCAGTACATTTCTCCGGACACGGCGAAAACGGTGATGGGTTACTTACTGGCGGTGTGGGCCTGTGGCAAGTTCGTCGGTGCACGCCTGGCCAGTGCGGTATTGAACCGGGGTGGCACGCACCGCATGGAACGCGTGTTCATGCTTGGTGTGGCGCTGATGTCCAGCGGCTTCATTCTGACCTTTCAACAAACCGAGTTGTGGCTGGCACTGGTGTTGGTCGTGTGGGCGGGCCTGGGGGATGGTCTGTCCGAGGTGGCCCTGGTCTCCCGGGCGCAGAGTGAGCCCGATAGCCTGCGCCTGCCACTGTTCAGTCTGCTGACCCTGATCCAGATGGCCGGCTTCGGCGTGGGGATGCTCCTTGTAGGACCGTTCTATGTGGCGTGGCCCCCGGCCCAGGTGATTGTCGTGTTCCATGGCTTGCCGTTGGCCGCACTGGTCATCATGGCGCTGTGGATCAAAAGGCTGCCGACTGGCGTGGGGGCGTGGAAGAAATATTGAGCTCGACAAAGGAGATGTGTTCAGAGGGGTGTTGCACGGGCAGCCCCCCCCGGAACGCTTTGCTTTGCAGGGTTGAATCACCAGTCCACGGCGTAGCTCAGTGCCAGGCGACGTCCTTCGGCATGGGGGTAGGGCGCTGCGGCGTTGGCCTGCATGTAGAGCGTCTGGTAGTTGCGATCACTGAGGTTGTAGACCCCCATTTCCAGCTTGCCGACCGGCAGCGCCACTCCCGCCAGCAGGTCGACGGTGGTGTAGCCTTCGATCTTGCGGCCATTGCCATCGTTGAAGCCGTCGTCATAGCTTTCAAGGCGCATGGCTTGCAGGCGCAAGTTGTAGTCATCGTTATCAAAGGCGACGAAGGCGGTGGTCTTGGCCGGCGAGATACGCGTGGCTGGCAGATCCAGCCATTCGCCGTTCTGATGGGTCTGGCCCTTGGTCCAGGCGTAGGTGCCGCCCAGCGACCAGGCGCTGTCCAGGTGGTAGGTCAGGCTGGTCTCGACCCCGCGCACGCGCTCCTTCTGGTCGATCAGGCGCTGGGCACGGGTGACCGAATCGTAGTACTGGGTGATGTCCGAGCGGTTCTCGAACACGGTGACGTTGGCCTGCAACGCCTCCCAGTCACCGCGCCAGCCCACCTCATAGCTGTCGACTTTGATGGCCTGGGCATTGAGGTCCTGAATGTCGTAGCTGCCGCGTACATCGCGCAGGAATCGCTGGATGTCGGGCAGCGAGAAGCCCTGGCTGAAATTGACGAACACATCCTGGGTCGTGCTCAGGTGGTACACCGCACCCAGGTTGTAGAGGGTGTCTTCGTACTTCAGGGTGCCACCGGGCAACACCTCGGAAACACCCGCCTGCCAGATGCCGCCGAACGCTACGCTATCGTCCACATCGCTATGAATCCACTCGTGCCGGGCACCGCCGCGCAAGGTCCAGTCGCCGACTTCCCAGGTTGATTGAGCGAACAGCGCGGTGGTGTTGGTTTCGATGTCCGGACCGAACGCATAGGTCTGGCCGGTGGGGGTGTAGACCAGGCCATCGACGCTGTAGCGATCACCGTCCTGGCTGACCTGTTCGTTCTCGAAGTCCGCCCCCCAGACCAGGCTGCCGCTGGCGCTGCCGATGCTTGGCAGGCTGCTTTGCACGGCAGCGCGCAGGCCATACACCCGCGCTTCGCTCTCGGAGGCGACCACCCCGGCATTGCTACCCCAGTTGTACGGGAAAAACCGCGCCTGCTGCTTGCGCCAGTAGCTCTCCAGCAGCAGTTCCTGGCCGAACAAGTCGTTGTCGCTGTAGTTGAAGTTCACCGCCTGGTTGTGGGTGAAGGGCTGGTCGCTCAGTTGCAGGCCTTTGATCGCCACCGACTCACCATTGCGGGTGCCGGCCACATAGCCGGTGTCCTGCTTGTC
It encodes:
- a CDS encoding MFS transporter → MSRDSPLARSTRNARLIIIARGISDFGAFLNMVALSTYVYWLSESVVFVSLFLACRVTGGIVASLFGIAFFRRFAGRGALAGLDLARALLLTPLLVLIPAHQLSILPFIAFGIGLCNSLFAIGINSQLPTWVALEQRVSTNAWITSAAATGAVFGSLLSGVLIATAGFEGVFTANIATYVLAAGLILPLRGLYSVAVAAHRGLAAEWHELRTGLRGAPVLAAMLLVSMLDTLGSAAHNVGWPVLSQYISPDTAKTVMGYLLAVWACGKFVGARLASAVLNRGGTHRMERVFMLGVALMSSGFILTFQQTELWLALVLVVWAGLGDGLSEVALVSRAQSEPDSLRLPLFSLLTLIQMAGFGVGMLLVGPFYVAWPPAQVIVVFHGLPLAALVIMALWIKRLPTGVGAWKKY
- a CDS encoding TonB-dependent receptor domain-containing protein, which gives rise to MTTTAQLFRHSALALALACAAPAFADSVQTTYHFELASQSLASALTALATRTGLAIGVDATLLRGKSAPALQGDYSAGRALDALLQGSGLQWRLSGPNSIVVQPAPVVDLGSAPMALSETLVTASRSEASIASIPGTVQVIQAPQIAQQSAAGRKVADILGTLVPGLAPSSGTMSNYGQTLRGRSVLVLIDGVSQNASRDVSRQLNSVAPSSIERIEVVSGASSLYGAGASGGIINIITKRNDGQALAFSSRAGISSADNFNHKGFAYEGFQSVTGRQDALDWYLSADLVQRNDQFDGNGKRIPQEAFQGSNMDTESHDLHAKFGYDLNDQRRMTLALQEYEDKQDTGYVAGTRNGESVAIKGLQLSDQPFTHNQAVNFNYSDNDLFGQELLLESYWRKQQARFFPYNWGSNAGVVASESEARVYGLRAAVQSSLPSIGSASGSLVWGADFENEQVSQDGDRYSVDGLVYTPTGQTYAFGPDIETNTTALFAQSTWEVGDWTLRGGARHEWIHSDVDDSVAFGGIWQAGVSEVLPGGTLKYEDTLYNLGAVYHLSTTQDVFVNFSQGFSLPDIQRFLRDVRGSYDIQDLNAQAIKVDSYEVGWRGDWEALQANVTVFENRSDITQYYDSVTRAQRLIDQKERVRGVETSLTYHLDSAWSLGGTYAWTKGQTHQNGEWLDLPATRISPAKTTAFVAFDNDDYNLRLQAMRLESYDDGFNDGNGRKIEGYTTVDLLAGVALPVGKLEMGVYNLSDRNYQTLYMQANAAAPYPHAEGRRLALSYAVDW
- a CDS encoding ATP-grasp domain-containing protein — its product is MKQDAILFIDVDDSPHVRYRYREPHFAAAREQDLVCLTAAVAGRHHLQRLWDDSDEVFLLESLSELALLGLVGRLEGEYTLRAIFCQAGHSSTHGDVGGIVARACQRLGLVHTCPEAIAACNNKFLMRRVLDKQGLRSVPFALCNDEQALKAGAERVGYPLIAKPPFGGASAFIKKCCNWEELRGHYAHFRRDHGAAVHADFYGVAHTLADGHANVPGCSMLLEGYIPGIEGSVECVVVGRQVHALLINEKLILTERRGTVLENLLISPPASFTEQQCKQIRQYAVDCLRAVGLTNAVVHFEFRMSAEGPVAIEINPRMGGLYVNAAFRDLAAIDPYQLYISVLLGEAGIDVQLVGAAQKVAAAQQRYSMLALFPQHSGHFKGIEGLDFLDQHACVLEYAQQNAGSYIDADIEEHYLLKCWAKVDDAAHAHSLHDAIRQNLRVILDNPAAG
- a CDS encoding KamA family radical SAM protein, with product MSFAQGGACNMPIYKQSIKGAGQWNDWRWQQKNAVRDEPALNAACGGWSKEISVHIERNLQTRKMQITPYYIDLIMRSLDNGPVTEHPLWQQVVPYWSEAVAGDYDGTSENWELHHEMKTPICQHKYDNRVILRMTNTCNAYCQFCFEALRTLQVDTGKANANTRSFLASVEYVRNNPAIEEVILSGGDPLMLADRRLEENLAALRGVSDDLLIRIHSRALSFNPFRITDELVAMLEKYKVNAFGVHVCHPLELSAEFTAAVKRIQRVVPIVFSNMPLLRGVNDDEETLHTLFIDLYRLGVKPYYLYHFMPFSPGASQYKASISQAIAIMDRLKRRVSNIAMPEYVLPHAQGKFTVPLLDFDKPQDLPHFEVRDGQRHYRFRNWQGHWCSWQDA
- a CDS encoding 2OG-Fe dioxygenase family protein, whose amino-acid sequence is MDVQQISAHLREHHYCHIRDFRALVPIEPGEEDSFRAYWSNLVRDEAFKAYTHRERRILRYRLLPSRQLQLDRNAAFESAVTYAITYRQGVNHLSYCEEGFLSHPLLHRLLATDLAVIGPHLGRQAYTIDIHLFRVRADAQSSSPTTSGIHQDGLDWVFAHFIGEHNTVPVVSEVFASETEHSRVWNLAMGQFLETLVMNDREIYHRGSNVRPLDDTAPAWRDVLLVGLRSVAPDAEAQRS